The stretch of DNA AGATTTGTCTTTGTAAGGGGCCGGTATGTGgtgcttctttcttttcccgatccctgctgctctgtttgttCCAAAGACActggaaatgtgaaaacacgTCAACCCCGTGTGAACCTGGGAGCTTTTCCCGAGAAAGCACACATAAACTCTAAACTTTGAGGAAAGTAAATTTGAGAGCTTTCATCAGTTGTCTACAGTTTTTGAAAACTAAGGCAGAATTTTACCTGCCATGCATTTGACTTGGacttatactgtaaataaatgggCTTCTAATGACCCCGCTCCGAAGCCCTTTGCCGCTCTTTCCATCACCACTAttgccactgttttttttccatgcaggCTGTGATAACGTGGTGATCCTGTGGAACGTGGCCTGTGGGGAGGCGGTGATAAGGATTGACAACATACACACTGACCTCATCTACAGCGCCTGCTGGAACAGGGACGGCTCCAGGATTCTCACCTCCTGCAAGGACAAGACCCTGCGGGTGCTGGACCCACGCAAGGGCACCGTCCTCATTGTACGTTTCCTCCTTTTGCTGTCTTTCACCGTGACTCCGCTGTGTCACCAGTGTCACTGTAGGTCGTCTGTGGTGACATTTAACTGCCATAATGATTAGAGCTTGAGGCTTCAGAGgtcagaaataatgaaaaatacccatcaccATTTCCCACCATcgccttttttttgtctgaccattaaagatattcagtgtacTAAAATGTAAGACAAGAAAAGGCAACAAATTCTCTAATTTCAGTGGCTGGAAGCAGTAACTGTTTGGACGtgtagcatttttgcttgaaaaatgacttaaaaaatgaattgaccATTATAATAGTTACTGATtggttttctgtcagtcgaGTTATATTGTCAGGTTTAATAATGATTTGAAACTTTTAGGTTTTATAGTTTGTGAGTTGGTAgattaagtattttatttaaaaaagtataaaataaaaccattggGATATAATAATGAATCACGCTGTTGCTGCTAAGGGATGTGTTACTCTTTCTGCTTCTATATGCAGCCATTTTATGAACTTATGAACTTTTTATGAACAGCAGCTCTTGTCAgagaacttaaaaaaaaacaaggagtaGTGGTGAATTAGCTCTGTCTGTAACGCCTCCCACTCCGCTCTGCCTCACACACCAACAGGAGAAGGACAAGCCTCATGAGGGCTCCAGGCCTGTCAGGGCGGTGTTCTTGTCCGACGGGAAGATCCTCAGTACCGGCTTCAGTCGCATGAGTGAGAGGCAGGTGGCACTGTGGGATCCGGTGAGTGTCAATGGCCGGCATGTTCAAGTCTATGAAGACTTCTCTCTCTTGCAGTCACAGGCTAAAAACCTCTTTATTAACTAAATGTTACTTAGATTCATAATCATTATTCTTATCCCTTAAGCccatgaaaacatgttttctaaaTCTCAGTATTTCTCTACAACATTCATTATTAACTATGCAGCGAGCAAAGTTACTGTTTGGAAACAAATATAGTTAGGAATTGTTTATTAAAAGTCTAAAACCCATAAAACTCAGTAAACGTGCTCCtgcaggactgtgtgggtgtgttctTTGACTTATAGCGGCTTTGCAACATGAGCAACAACTGCCACAACTGTCCTCGCGTTTTGATTCAAGCATTGCTAAATTCTGATTGGAGCCCAGAAAagtcatcaaaacaaaactgaaggaAAACTCCCCAGCAAAACAACCCCTCCAGAAATGTCTTAagacatgtaaaaatactctgctttgaataagaatttgtgtctgatattttttttctacaaaaaaaaagttcagtgacCTTGTTAAGAATTTGTAAAGTTACACAAAGTCCTACTCCTGCATTAAACATTCAGAATCTAGGaacaaaatgacttaaaaaattaaactttaaacttaaaccttaaacttaaaaactttcaaattaaactttaaagttAAACTTTTTAACTACTGAACACAGGACATCTGAAGTAGTGATGTGACAAAACCCCGATCGTCCATGCTACACTTCATAAATTCAGCTTGAAGGTGAGCACAGAGGTACTCTCTCCCTTCAGCGGGTGAATGCGAACGACAGacttctagtgtcaaactctgcacgtacatcattctgcacggtgaagctcaaacatccaagtgatTGTTATTTGTTACTAGAGTTACGTAGTGTATATACAACACTACTGTTTCGCAACGGCCATGTTACGGCATTAAGGGCGGTGTGGCTCTGAAATATCCCGCATCAAGATCGGTTAAATAAATCCTTGGCTTAGCTGCAGGCTGCCCTTTTTTTACTGAGGATATTACATCGGAAACAATGAGATTTCTAATTCTGTGTTTCTGAATCTCTTTTAACAGAACAACTTTGGAGAGCCGCTGACACTGCAGGAACTGGACACCAGTAGTGGCGTCCTTCTGCCATTTTATGATCCAGACACTGGCATTGTCTACCTCTGCGGCAAGGTTGGCTTCGGGCCTTGAAATAAtgctctttctgtgtctgtcccaTCCACACGGCCACATGCAGCTGACCTGGTTGTCACATCTTTGTCACAGGGGGACAGCAGTATCCGTTACTTTGAGGTGACAGATGAAGCTCCTTTTGTCCACTACCTCTCCATGTACAGCAGCAAGGAGAGCCAGAAGGGAATGGGATACATGCCCAAGAGGGGCCTGGAGGTCAACAAATGTGAAATTGCCAGGTAGTGACATTTGTACCTTTTATAAAACCAGAAAATAGGTCAGTGTTTTTAGACGTACTAGCAGGGTGGCTCTAGTTGGCTGGTTGgaccaccactttggtccagtctgaaatatctcaacagccactggatgaattgccatgagAGTGTGTACAGACTGTCATGGTCCCCAGTGGAGGAATCCTTATGACTTTGGAGATCCCCCTTACTTTTCTATTGTCCGACCTGATGATTTGATGATTTCTTGACTCTTGATCTCTTAACAAATTTTGAATTTGCccattactttggtttatgaccaaatacctgcgaAACTAATCAGGCAAAACTAGGCTGACtcccttcagcctcagctgtactttgcgtttagtgctaattagcaaacgcTAGCATGCTTACACACTAAACTATGATGGTAAAACATGGTACACGTTATatctgcttaacatcagcatgttagcattgtctttTTGAGCGTTTTACAATGCTGACGTTaccatttagttcaaagcactgctgtgtcaAAGTACAggctcacagagctgctagcatggctggagactcttagtcttgtttacagTGTTTGACGTATTTAGGGTCAAATTAGTCCACTCCCTCCTAAGCTGGCCCGATGCGAACCACCTCAACATATGAACAAATATTTCTACCTTCAGGTTCTACAAACTCCATGAGAGGAAATGCGAGCCCATAGTCATGACGGTGCCACGAAAGGTAAAGTTTTACCAAAGTAAAGCGTATTTTTATCAGAGTTTGTGGGTTTAGGTTCATTCTTGCATTTCTGTCTTTAACCCCCCCTTTCCTTCCCTGCCTGTGTAGTCCGATCTGTTCCAGGAGGATCTGTACCCGGACACCATCGGTCCTGAGCCCTCGGTCCAAGCTGATGAGTGGTTTCAAGGAAAGAATGGCGAGCCTGTTCTGATATCTCTAAAGGATGGGTTCGTAGCAACCACCAAAGCCAAGGAGTTCAAAGTTCACAAGAGTCTCCTGAAGACCACATCTGCTTCTGCTGGTAGTCAACAGGACAACAGTGGGGTGAgacatttaaaaccaaattcTATCTTAAAATCAGGTTTAAACTATTTTCATACTATTTTTCAATACTTCTTCTACCATTGATTAGCTGGAAGTCTCTTTAATTTTAGTTGGTTTTGACTCAGGAAAATCCTCCAACAATTGTGTCCTTGGCTTGAAAATTAGCACCACAACTGTAACCTTGACAGCAAATTAGGAATTCTATAACATGTTTATAATCAGGCTCCATCACACCGTAACCCTGCATCTGTCTCCTGTCTCAGGAGGTTCAGTCCTTGAGGAAGGAGGTGAAGGATCTCAAAGCAGCGATAGAGGAGCTGAC from Xiphias gladius isolate SHS-SW01 ecotype Sanya breed wild chromosome 3, ASM1685928v1, whole genome shotgun sequence encodes:
- the coro1a gene encoding coronin-1A; the encoded protein is MSRKVVRTSKFRHVFGQAVKADQCYDDIRISQMTWDSNFCSVNPKFVAMIVDASGGGAFMVLPLSKTGRIDMSYPTVCGHTGPVLDIEFCPHNDNIIASGSEDCSIMIWEIPDCGLTSSLTDPVVKLEGHSKRVGILSWHPTAHNVLMSAGCDNVVILWNVACGEAVIRIDNIHTDLIYSACWNRDGSRILTSCKDKTLRVLDPRKGTVLIEKDKPHEGSRPVRAVFLSDGKILSTGFSRMSERQVALWDPNNFGEPLTLQELDTSSGVLLPFYDPDTGIVYLCGKGDSSIRYFEVTDEAPFVHYLSMYSSKESQKGMGYMPKRGLEVNKCEIARFYKLHERKCEPIVMTVPRKSDLFQEDLYPDTIGPEPSVQADEWFQGKNGEPVLISLKDGFVATTKAKEFKVHKSLLKTTSASAGSQQDNSGEVQSLRKEVKDLKAAIEELTKRVSELESKH